TGGAAGTACGTCAGCTCACGGCACGCATCGAGGCGCTGGAGGGCGAGATGCGCAAACAGGGCGATGTGCTCGAGTCGCAAAGCCCGGCGATGGCCGCTGTGCTGGAAACCGCCCGCCAGGTGGCTGCTACCGACGCCAACATACTCATCCTGGGTGAGTCCGGCTCCGGCAAGGGCGAGCTGGCGCGGGCCATCCACGGTTGGAGCAAGCGGGCGAAGAAGTCCTGCGTGACCATAAACTGTCCGTCGCTGAACGCCGAGCTGATGGAAAGCGAGCTGTTCGGCCATACCCGTGGGGCATTCACCGGTGCCACCGAGAACACTCTGGGCCGGATCAGCCAGGCGGACGGCGGCACGCTGTTCCTGGATGAGATCGGTGACTTCCCCATCACGCTGCAGCCCAAGCTGCTGCGCTTCATCCAGGACAAGGAGTACGAGCGGGTCGGCGATCCGGTAACGCGCAACGCGGACGTACGCATCCTCGCCGCGACCAACCGCGACCTGGCCGGCATGGTCAACCAGGGCACGTTCCGCGAGGATCTGTTGTACCGCCTGAATGTCATCGTGCTGAACCTGCCGCCGCTGCGCGAACGCGCCGAAGACATCCTCAATCTCGCCGAGCGCTTCCTCGCCCGCTTCGTCAAGGATTACGGTCGACCGGCCCGCGGCTTCACCGAGGAGGCGCGCGAATTGCTACGCCGCTATAGCTGGCCGGGCAACGTGCGCGAGCTGCGGAACGTCATCGAGCGGGCCAGCATCATCTGTAATCAGGAACTGATCGACCTCGAGCAACTGGCGCTGGGCGAACAATCGTCCAACTCCGCGCCACGGATCGGCGAGGCAATGAGTCTGGAGGAGCTGGAAAAGGCCCATATCGCTGCCGTGATGGCTTCCAGTGCGACGCTGGACCAGGCTGCCAAGACGCTGGGCATAGACGCCTCCACGCTGTATCGCAAGCGCAAGCAATACAGCCTGTGAACCTGCCAATTCCCATGACACTCCGCACCCGGCTGTTCCTCAGCATCTCGGCGCTGATCACCGTGGCGTTGATGGGTCTGTTGCTGGGTCTGTTCAGCGTCATCCTGACAGGCCGCGACCAGGCGAATCTCATTCAGCGCAATTTCGAGACCATCGAAATCAGCCAGCAGCTACGCCAGTCCCTGGGCGACCAACTGGTCCAGGTGCTAAGCGCGCATCCCAGTAGCGAACGCCTGACCGCTGCTCGCGAGCACTTCAGTACGACGCTCAAGCGTGGTCAGAAGCAGATTTCGGAAGATGAAGCACAGCAGATGCTGGCGCAGATCGAAACGGCCCACCAGCAATTCCTCAGCGTGACGGA
The Pseudomonas triclosanedens DNA segment above includes these coding regions:
- the algB gene encoding sigma-54-dependent response regulator transcription factor AlgB — its product is MDATPEQQGRILLVDDEPAILRSFRYCLEDEGYSVATASSASQAESLLQRQVFDLCFLDLRLGEDNGLDVLAQMRVQAPWMRVVIVTAHSAVDTAVNAMQAGAADYLVKPCSPDQLRLAAAKQLEVRQLTARIEALEGEMRKQGDVLESQSPAMAAVLETARQVAATDANILILGESGSGKGELARAIHGWSKRAKKSCVTINCPSLNAELMESELFGHTRGAFTGATENTLGRISQADGGTLFLDEIGDFPITLQPKLLRFIQDKEYERVGDPVTRNADVRILAATNRDLAGMVNQGTFREDLLYRLNVIVLNLPPLRERAEDILNLAERFLARFVKDYGRPARGFTEEARELLRRYSWPGNVRELRNVIERASIICNQELIDLEQLALGEQSSNSAPRIGEAMSLEELEKAHIAAVMASSATLDQAAKTLGIDASTLYRKRKQYSL